The DNA sequence GCCGTTCTGGGTGGGGGAGGACACCGGCTACGCCAGCAACCGGGCGATGATGTTCCAGCAGTTGCCGACCGCCGGCCTGCCGTTCCAGTTCGAGACGTGGCGGCAGTTCGAGGAGTTCGTGCACGACCAGAAGAAGACCGGCATCATCGACCACATCAACGAAGTGCGTTGGGACATCAGGCCTTCCCCGCACCTGGGCACCGTCGAGGTCCGCATCTTCGACGGGGTGTCCAATGTGCGTGAGCTCTCGGCGCTGGTGGCCCTGACGCACTGCCTGATCGTCGACCTGGACCGTCGGCTGGACGCCGGAGAACAGCTGCCCGTCATGCCGCCCTGGCACGTTCAGGAGAACAAATGGCGTGCAGCGCGCTACGGCCTGGATGCCATCATCATCCTCGACGCCGACAGCAACGAACGGCTGGTCACCGAGGATCTCGACGACCTGCTGACACGGCTGGCTCCGGTGGCCGAATCACTGCACTGCGCCGACGAACTGGCGGCGGTGGCCGAAATTCCGCGCCGCGGTGCGTCGTATCAGCGTCAGCACCGGGTAGCCGACGAGAACGGCGGCGACCTGCATGCCGTGGTCGACTCGCTGGTGGCCGAGCTCGACATCTAGCCTGATGAGGAGGCGCGGCATGACACGTCAGCGGGTGGGGCTCGCAGTCCTGACGGCCGTGCTGGTGCTGGCCGGTGCGGGCTGCGCCGAGCCGATTCCCGGCGCTCCGGTCGCGGTGCCGGGTCAGGCGGGCAAGCCGCTGGCACCGGCGGATCTGTCCAGCACCACGTGCCGGCAGTACCTGGCCATGGACGACGCCACCCGCCGCGCGGTGATCAAGGCCATCGGCGAGAAGGGCAATCAGCTGATCGGCCTCAACCCCGAGGTGTGGGTTGGCGTGGCCTCCGCGCTGTGCACCTTCGTCGACCCCAGCGCCCCGGTGCGCGACATCCTGATCGGGCAGGGCCTGCGATGAACCCGCAACCGATGTTCCCGTTGCAGTCCGCCCTGCTGCCGGGTGAGATCCTGCCGCTGCGGATCTTCGAACCGCGCTACTCGCAGCTGGTACAGGACTGCCTGGCCACCGATGATCCGGCCTTCGGCGTCGTGCTGATCACCCGTGGCCGGGAGGTCGGTGGTGGCGATGTGCGCAGCGATATCGGCGCCCTGGCCCGCATCGCCGAATACGCCGACCAGGGCATGGGTCAATATCAGCTGAATGCCGTTGTGTCGGAACGTATCCGGGTGACGCAGTGGCTATCCGACGATCCGTACCCCCGGGCTGTCATCGAGCCCTGGCCCGACGAGCCGGGTCCGCCGGTCGGTCCGGAGCGCATCGGTGAGGTGGTCGATCGTATTCTCGCGCTGTTCGAACGGATCGTGAGTGCCCGCGGGGCGCAGTTACGTCCGGATGCGCTCGCGGTCGACCCCGAGGTTGCCGACGACGCCGCCCGGCACATCTACGCCCTTGCCTCCCGGGTGCCCATGGGCCAGGCCGACCGCTACGCGCTGCTGGCCGCACCGACGCTGGCCGAGCGGGTCGACGTGTTCGTGGATGCGCTCGAAACCGTTGCGGCGATGGTGGAATTCCAGATCGCCGAGGAGTAGCGAGGGCCGGTCAGATCTTGCTGGCGGCGACGAACGTGGTGTCCGGCACTACGTCGGGGTCGGCGGGAGGACGTTGATAGTGCTCCATCAGATCCGGTGCGTCGATGGTTTCCACCTCCCAGTCGCGATCGGTGAGCCAGTCGGCCACGTCGGTCCGCGCCTCGATGTACCACAGCGCCGCGGTGTCGGGAATCTCGTCGATACCCGCGTCGGCGGCTGCCTGCCGCGCCTGAGCCATCCGCTCTCGGCGGCGTTCCATCAACTCCGGTGAGTAGAAATCGCGCCCGAAGGCTTCGACGGCCAACCGGCTGCCTTCGGCGCTCAGCTCGTCGATGCGCTCGAACAACAGGTCCTGATCGCGGGCCGACAGGTAGGGCAGCAGTCCTTCGGCGCACCACACCGTCGGGCGGGACGCATCGAAACCGCTCTGCTGCAACGCCTGCGGCCAGTCATGACGCAGGTCTACCGGCACCGAGACGTACGCCGTCGCCGGCCGCGCATTGTGCCGGCGCAGAACCTGCTCCTTGAACTCGAGCACCTTGGGTTGGTCCAGTTCGTAGATGGTGGTGCCGCTGATCCACGGCAGTCGCCAGGCCCGAGTATCCAGTCCGGCCGCCAGGATCACCACCTGGTCCAGACCGTTCGCGCCCGCGGTGGTGAAGAACTCGTCGAGGTACTTGGTGCGCGACGCGATATAGGCGGCCATGGTCTTCATCCGGGCCAGCACCTGATCGTCGGCCTTGCCGATATGGGCCAGCGTCTCCTCGGTGAACGCCGGCTGCCACCCGGACTCGGCGGCCGCTTCGATGAAGAAGTGGGCGTAGGGATCGGTGTAGAGCGGGCAGTGCGCGTCGGACTCGGCGGCCCGCGCCCGCGCCACGGTCAGCGCGGTGGCGCCGACCCCTTCGGTGATGTCCCAGGTGTCGTCATCGTGGCGGCTCACGACTTCCTGTCTACACCGTCACCTTCGCTGTGATCCCGAATCTCGTCGGTGGTCAGCAGATCATCACGGATGTTCTGCTCGCGGTAGGCCAGCTGACCCACCCGGTGTGCCACCACGGGAGCCGTGATCAGGGTGAAGATGCCGGTCAGGATGATCATGCCGATGTCGACGTTGCCCCGCAGCCGGATCGCCGCGCCACCGAGGACCAGCAGCAGACCCAACACCTGGGGTTTGGTGGCGGCGTGCATGCGGGTCAGTGTGTCGGGGAAGCGAACCACGCCGATGGCCGCCGTCAGCGCCAGTGCCGAACCGCCGAGCACCAGCACCGCGGTCAGGATGTCCAGGGCGGTGTTCATTGCTCGGGCCGATCCACGTCGGGCACCCGGAAACGGGCCACGCTCACCGATCCCACGAAGCTGATCAGGGCCAGTGCGGCCAGGCTGTAGGTGACGGTGGTGTCCAGCGTGTAGGCCGCCCAGGTGCCGATCCCGCACATCGTGACCGCCACCATCGTGTCGACGGCGACCAACCGGTCCAGTGTGCTGGGCCCGGCGAGCAACCGGATCATCGTCACCGCCGCCGCCGCGATCAGCATCGTGCCGGCCAGCACCCATACGATCGTCACGGCGTCACCCCCTCGGATTCGCTTGCCGCCGGTCGCCATTCGGAGTCCCGCTCGAAGGCGGCCACCAGCAGCCGCTCCAGCTTGGCGGCCTGCCGATAGAACCGGTCGACCGAGCGTTGCGAACCCACGTCGAGCACGTGGACGTACACCAGTCGGCGGGTCTGGTCGATCTCCAGGACAATCGTGCCGGGGGTCAGGTTCATGATGTTGACGCCCAACGCCAGGACCAGATCCGACTTCAGCGCCAACCTCGCCCGCAGGACGGCGGACAGCGGGGGGCGGCCCGGCCGCAGTGCCAGCCAGGCCACCTGTGTCGAGGACTCCACCAACCACCACGCCACATTGAGCGCCAGCCACAGCAGCGACAGCGGATGCACTTTGCCTTGCACCGGGACCGCCGGCAGCGGCAACAGCAGGGTGATCAGCAGTGCCACGGCCAACCCCGAGAGCACGTTGGCCACCGAGATCGTGCCCCACAACAGCAGCCAGACCAGGACCAGCCAGACCACGACCCAGACCTTCAGCAATAACGTCCTCATGGGCGGGCCCCCAGTACGGCGCTGATGTACTGACCGCGGTCCAGCACTTCATCGGCGGCCCGATCGCTGTAGCTGAAGAGTGGGCCCGCGGCCACCGTCAGGGCCAACCCGACGGCGATCAAACTCATTGTCGGAACTACCATTCCGATCGGCATCCGGCCGACGTCGTCGCGGTCGACGAAGGCGACGTCCTGTGAGTAGTGCTCGAGCAGAGCTGACGGTGCCGAGTCGGCCATCGCACCCTCCGGCGCGTCGACGCGGGCCCGCCAGAACGCTTTGGTCCACACCCGAGCCACCACGTAGAGGGTCAGCAGACTGGTCACCACCGAGCCGGCGACCAGCAGCCAGGCCAGCACGGAGCCGCTCTGGGCGCCCGCCTCCAGCAGCGCGACCTTACCGATGAAGCCGGAAAACGGCGGTATGCCACCGAGATTGAGCGCAGGGACGATGAAGACGAACGCCAGCAGCGGGCTGGCGGCGGCCAACCCGCCGAGGCGGCGCAGGGTGGACGCGCCGGCCTGCCGTTCGATGAGTCCGACCACCAGGAACAGCGTGGTCTGGACCACGATGTGGTGCGCCACGTAGTAGATGGCTCCCGACATGCCCAGCCGGCTCGACAGCGCGATCCCGAACACCATGTAGCCGATGTGGCTGACGAGGGTGAACGACAGCAGACGTTTGATGTCGCTCTGCGCGATCGCACCGAGGATGCCGACCACCATGGTCAGCAGCGCGGCGACGAGCAGGACGTTGTCCAGGCCGCCGCCGGGAAACAGCAGCGAGTGGGTGCGGATGATCGCGTACACACCGACTTTGGTGAGCAGGCCCGCGAACACCGCGGTGACCGGGGCAGGCGCGGTGGGGTAGGAGTCGGGCAGCCACGCCGACAGCGGGAACACCGCGGCCTTGATGCCGAAGGCGACCAGCAGCACCGCGAACAGGGCGCCGCGGGTACCGCTGCTGACGCTGTCCAGTCGCAGCGACAGCTCGGCCATGTTCAGGGTCCCGGTGGCGGCGTAGATCAGCGCCAGCCCGATCAGGAAGATCAGTGACGACACCATGGAGACCATCACGTAGGAGATCCCGGCCCGCACCCGCTCCTTGCTGGCGCCGATGGTCAGCAGCACGAAGCTCGCCGACAACAGCACCTCGAAACCGACGTACAGATTGAACAGGTCGCCGGCCAGGAAAGCGGTACACACGCCGGCGGACAGCACCAGATAGGTAGGCAGGAAGATCGACACCGGCTGGCGGTCGTCGCCGTCGCGGATACCCTGCCCGATGGCGTAGAACACCACGGCCAGCAGCACGATCGCCGACACCACGAGCATCAGGGCCGAAAGCCGGTCGGCCACCAGTGTGATTCCCAGTGGCCCCAGACCGGCGTCGGTCGGGCCCCAGCCGCCGACGTGCAGTGCCTGCGTGCCGTCCCGATCGGTGAGGTAGACCAGCACCGCGCATACAGCCAGCACCGCGCTCAGTGCGACCACCGTGAGTAGCCGCTGCAATCGTGGCCGCCGGCCGGCCACCAGCGTCAGCGCGGCCGCCAACAGGGGAATCAGTACCGGCAGCGGCATCAGCACACCCGAGAGGCTCATCGTGACCCCGCATGCCCGGGTAGTGCGTCGAGTTCGTCGGGCTCGTCGGTATCGCGGGCCGCCACGGGCTCCGGTGTGTCCTCGTCGATCGAGGAGGCCTCCTCGTCGGACAGCTTGGACACCCGGGTGTCCTCGGGATCGTTCTCGACGTCCTCCTCGGTGGTCAACCGGAACGACCGGTAGGTCAGGGCGAGTACGAAGGCGGCGATGCCCATGGCGATGACGATGGCGGTCAGGATCATGCCCTGCGCCAGGGGATCGGCCGTGGTGGTCTCCGATCCGCTGGTGCGCCCGCGGACCGGTGGATTGCCCGACGGGCCCCCAACGGTCAGGATCAGCAGATTGACCGCATTGCCGACGAGCAAGAGTCCCAACAACATCCGGGTCAGGTTGCGCGACAGCAGAAGGTACACACCGCAACTGGTGAGCCCACCGATGATGATCAGCGGAACGAGGTAGGTGTTCATCGGACCGCCACCTTCGCCGGTGCCTCGGCCATCTCGACGTCGATGCGGGCGCCGAGGCTGCGCAGCACGTCGAGGACCAGTCCCACCACGATCAGGTACACCCCGAGGTCGAAGAACAGGGCGGTGACGAACTTGACGGTGCCGAGCAGGGGGACGTCGAGTGTGACCACCGCCGAGGACAGCACCGGAGCGCCCAGCAGCATCGAGGCCACCGCAGTTCCCGCCGACAGCACGAGGCCGAAGCCCAGGATCTTGCCCGCGTCCAGTGGCAGCGTCTCGCCGAGTTCGTAACGGCCGCCCGCCAGATAGCGCAGCACCAGGGCCAGCCCGGCCGTCAGCCCGCCGGCGAACCCGCCGCCGGGGGTGTTGTGGCCGGTGAAGAAGAAGTACACCGACAGCACCATGATGAGCGGGAAGATCAGGCGGGTGGCCACCTCGAGCACCAGCGAGCGGTAGCGGGGGTCACGTAGTTCGCTGCCCCGAAGCCAAGTGGTGTCGCTGACCGCCGGGCTGTACGGAAGCGGTGGCAGCTGGCCGATGTCGGGCTGACCGGCATCGGAAACCCTTGGCGCCGAACCGAATCGGCGGTTGCGGAACACCAGCGACGCGACCCCGGTCGCGGCGACCACCAGCACCGATATCTCGCCGAGGGTGTCCCAGGCGCGGATGTCGACCAGCAGCACGTTGACGGTGTTGGCGCCGTGGCCGCGGAAGTAGGCGGCGTCGGGCAGCAGCTCGGCGATTCCGGTGGTGCTGCGGGCCGCCTTGGCGAACACCGCCAATGTGGTGACCGTTGCACCCACCGCCAGGGCGATCAGCACCTTGGGCAGTCGGTACCGCTTGGCCGCCGCCTCTTCAGCTTCGGCGGGCAGGGTCCGCAGCACCAGCACGAAGATGACCAGCGTGAGGGTTTCCACCAGGAACTGGGTGAGCGCCAGGTCGGGGGCGCCGTGCAGGGCGAAGATCACGCCGCAGCCGTAGCCGGTGATGCCCACCAGCAGCACTGCCGCCAACCGGTTGCGCATCACGGTCGCCGCCACCGCGGCGGCCAGGATCAGCAGGCCGACCACGGGTTGTATGGGGGAGTCCCACAATCGGAAATTCGGGCGGTCACGGGTACCGAAGATCAGGACCGTAATGGGAAGCAGCACCAGGGTGGCCAGGATGACCGACTGCGTGACCGGGATCGACCCGCGCTGGGTGACCGCCGTCAGACGGACCGAGAGCACGTCGGCACCACGGATGATCGCGTCGTACACCCGGTCGGCGTTGGCCAGCGGCCGGTAGCGGCCCAGCCGGGCCCGCTGCAACCGGTCGCGTCCGAAGAATGCCAGCACACCGACGGTGAGGACAAGAGCCGACAGCGCCACCGGCAGTCCGAACCCGTGCCACAACTCCAGGGTGTATCCGCCGTCGGCGGCGCCTGCGGCGGGCAGGCTGTCGGCGTAGTCGTCGAGGGTGTGGTCCAGCGGGCTGGGCACCAGCCCGAAGAACAGACCAGCCGCGGCCAGGATGGCGGGGGAGACCAGGAAGGCCGCTGCCGGCCGGTGCAGGTTGGCCACCAGCGAACTCGGACCCTGAAAACCCTTGCGCGCGAAGGCTCCCCACAGAAAACGCAGACTGTAGACGGTGGTGAACACCGACCCCGCGACCACTCCGGCCAGCACGACCGGAGCCCACGGTCCGAGTGACTCGCTGTGGGCGAGGGTCTCGAAGTCGGCTTCTTTGGCGACGAAGCCGAGGAAGGGCGGCAGGGCCGCCATGCTCGCGGTGGCCCCGGCGGCGATGACGAACAGCACCGGCATCCGCTGACCCAGCCAGGCCAGCCGCCGGATGTCGCGGGTGCCGGTGGAGTGGTCGATGACGCCGACCACCATGAACAGCGTCGCCTTGAACAGAGCGTGGGCACACAGCATGGCCAGGCCGGCGAGCATCATGTCCTGCCCGCCGGCGCCCACCATCACCGAGATGAACCCGAGTTGACTGACGGTGCCGAAGGCCAGGATGAGTTTGAGGTCATTCTCGCGCACGGCGCGCCAGCCGGCCAGCAGCATGGTGACAATGCCCAGGGTGATGACCGTCGGCCGCCACCCGGGTGAGTCGGCGAAGCCGGGCGTAAGCCGGGCGATCAGGTAGACGCCGGCTTTGACCATGGCGGCCGCGTGCAGGTAGGCGCTGACCGGGGTGGGTGCGGCCATGGCGCCGGGAAGCCAGAAATGGAAGGGCACCAGGGCCGACTTGGAGACGGCGCCGACGAGCACGAGCACGACGCCGATCGCGACAGCGGTGCCGTGCGGCGGTGCGGCCACCAGTTCGGAGAGCAGGTAGGTCCCGGAGTAGTGGCCGAGGATGACGATGCCGACCAGCATCGCCAGCCCGCCCGCGGTGGTGACCAGCAGCGCCTGCATCGCGGCGCGTCGGCTGGTGGCACGCTCGGCGTAGTGGCCGACGAGCAGGAACGACAACACCGTGGTCAGTTCCCAGAACATGTAGAGCAGCAGCATGTTGTCGGCGACCACCAGGCCGAACATGGCCCCGGAGAACCCGACCAGTTCGGCCGCGAAGCTGGGTAGCCGGTTTTCGGTGTGGCCGTCGCGGTGGTGGAAGTACTCCGCGCAGTAGAACAGCACCAGCGCACCGATGGCCAGGACCAGCACGCTCATCACCGCCGCGAGGGTGTCGAAGCGCAGCGTGATGTTCATCGACAGTTCGGGCACCCACGGGATGTCGACGGTGGGCACCGGACCGCCAGCGGGTGGCCAGTTCAGTACCACCCAGCTCAGCGATGCTGCCGGTACGAGTGCCAGAGGGTAGAAGGCCAGCCGTCCCCAGCGGTGCACGAGGACCGGCGCCACGGCGGCGGCGATCGCGTGCGCGAGCAGGATGACGAGCATGGCACTCCGGTTCGTTTCGGACGCGCGGGGTGCGCGTCGTGATCTGTTCGGCGCTGAGGGCGCCGGTGATCCACTGGTCGGTCGGGGTGTCAGCCAAGTTTTTCGGCTAGGTCTTGTGGTCCAGTCTACGTTGTTGACCCTGCCGCATAATCCTCGGTTGTTGGGGTGGTGTGTGAATGCTACTTAAAGAGCCTGTGTCGCAGCCTCTTTCGCTATCTGGAACGGCAGTGGTTGCGGACCGGAAGGCTGTGCCCGACCAATCCGATGCCGCCACCGAGGATCGGCCAGATCGGCCAGAAGTACCAGGCGCCTGCCGTCAGGGCCACCGCGAGCCAGACCGTCAACACGATCGCGACCATCGCGAGGTACGCCGTCAGATGAATGCGCACCGAGGCCCGGGCCGCTTTCCTGATGGCCGCCGCACGCCGCGGATCGGTGCGGCGCAGGTGCTCGACCGGCAGGTCGGCGACGACGCGGCGCAGGTCGTCGGTGGTCTGGGCGGCGAAGGCCGACTGGAGGCGGGTGTCGTACTCGGCGAGGTCGAAGTATCCCTGGGCGAGGGCGTGTGACAGCAGGTCCGCCGTGGCGGCGCGGTCGTGGTCGCCGACGCGGGCTATCGCGGTATTCATACCGTCCAACGTTGACATGTCGCTACTGGACTGTCAACGGT is a window from the Mycolicibacterium anyangense genome containing:
- a CDS encoding glutamate--cysteine ligase, which gives rise to MSSAPGSPTAGKRAVTRIDFAGSPRPTLGVEWEFALVDAKTRDLSNGAAAVIADLGDNPHVHKELLRNTVEIVTGVCDTVDEAMADLSSTLREVRGAVRERGMDLFCAGTHPFAEWSSQKLTDAPRYAELIKRTQWWGRQMLIWGVHVHVGISSAHKVMPIISSLLNYYPHLLALSASSPFWVGEDTGYASNRAMMFQQLPTAGLPFQFETWRQFEEFVHDQKKTGIIDHINEVRWDIRPSPHLGTVEVRIFDGVSNVRELSALVALTHCLIVDLDRRLDAGEQLPVMPPWHVQENKWRAARYGLDAIIILDADSNERLVTEDLDDLLTRLAPVAESLHCADELAAVAEIPRRGASYQRQHRVADENGGDLHAVVDSLVAELDI
- a CDS encoding LON peptidase substrate-binding domain-containing protein — its product is MNPQPMFPLQSALLPGEILPLRIFEPRYSQLVQDCLATDDPAFGVVLITRGREVGGGDVRSDIGALARIAEYADQGMGQYQLNAVVSERIRVTQWLSDDPYPRAVIEPWPDEPGPPVGPERIGEVVDRILALFERIVSARGAQLRPDALAVDPEVADDAARHIYALASRVPMGQADRYALLAAPTLAERVDVFVDALETVAAMVEFQIAEE
- a CDS encoding SAM-dependent methyltransferase, whose product is MSRHDDDTWDITEGVGATALTVARARAAESDAHCPLYTDPYAHFFIEAAAESGWQPAFTEETLAHIGKADDQVLARMKTMAAYIASRTKYLDEFFTTAGANGLDQVVILAAGLDTRAWRLPWISGTTIYELDQPKVLEFKEQVLRRHNARPATAYVSVPVDLRHDWPQALQQSGFDASRPTVWCAEGLLPYLSARDQDLLFERIDELSAEGSRLAVEAFGRDFYSPELMERRRERMAQARQAAADAGIDEIPDTAALWYIEARTDVADWLTDRDWEVETIDAPDLMEHYQRPPADPDVVPDTTFVAASKI
- the mnhG gene encoding monovalent cation/H(+) antiporter subunit G, which translates into the protein MNTALDILTAVLVLGGSALALTAAIGVVRFPDTLTRMHAATKPQVLGLLLVLGGAAIRLRGNVDIGMIILTGIFTLITAPVVAHRVGQLAYREQNIRDDLLTTDEIRDHSEGDGVDRKS
- a CDS encoding monovalent cation/H+ antiporter complex subunit F, which encodes MTIVWVLAGTMLIAAAAVTMIRLLAGPSTLDRLVAVDTMVAVTMCGIGTWAAYTLDTTVTYSLAALALISFVGSVSVARFRVPDVDRPEQ
- a CDS encoding Na+/H+ antiporter subunit E, with the translated sequence MRTLLLKVWVVVWLVLVWLLLWGTISVANVLSGLAVALLITLLLPLPAVPVQGKVHPLSLLWLALNVAWWLVESSTQVAWLALRPGRPPLSAVLRARLALKSDLVLALGVNIMNLTPGTIVLEIDQTRRLVYVHVLDVGSQRSVDRFYRQAAKLERLLVAAFERDSEWRPAASESEGVTP
- a CDS encoding Na+/H+ antiporter subunit D yields the protein MSLSGVLMPLPVLIPLLAAALTLVAGRRPRLQRLLTVVALSAVLAVCAVLVYLTDRDGTQALHVGGWGPTDAGLGPLGITLVADRLSALMLVVSAIVLLAVVFYAIGQGIRDGDDRQPVSIFLPTYLVLSAGVCTAFLAGDLFNLYVGFEVLLSASFVLLTIGASKERVRAGISYVMVSMVSSLIFLIGLALIYAATGTLNMAELSLRLDSVSSGTRGALFAVLLVAFGIKAAVFPLSAWLPDSYPTAPAPVTAVFAGLLTKVGVYAIIRTHSLLFPGGGLDNVLLVAALLTMVVGILGAIAQSDIKRLLSFTLVSHIGYMVFGIALSSRLGMSGAIYYVAHHIVVQTTLFLVVGLIERQAGASTLRRLGGLAAASPLLAFVFIVPALNLGGIPPFSGFIGKVALLEAGAQSGSVLAWLLVAGSVVTSLLTLYVVARVWTKAFWRARVDAPEGAMADSAPSALLEHYSQDVAFVDRDDVGRMPIGMVVPTMSLIAVGLALTVAAGPLFSYSDRAADEVLDRGQYISAVLGARP
- a CDS encoding Na(+)/H(+) antiporter subunit C, with the protein product MNTYLVPLIIIGGLTSCGVYLLLSRNLTRMLLGLLLVGNAVNLLILTVGGPSGNPPVRGRTSGSETTTADPLAQGMILTAIVIAMGIAAFVLALTYRSFRLTTEEDVENDPEDTRVSKLSDEEASSIDEDTPEPVAARDTDEPDELDALPGHAGSR
- a CDS encoding Na+/H+ antiporter subunit A encodes the protein MLVILLAHAIAAAVAPVLVHRWGRLAFYPLALVPAASLSWVVLNWPPAGGPVPTVDIPWVPELSMNITLRFDTLAAVMSVLVLAIGALVLFYCAEYFHHRDGHTENRLPSFAAELVGFSGAMFGLVVADNMLLLYMFWELTTVLSFLLVGHYAERATSRRAAMQALLVTTAGGLAMLVGIVILGHYSGTYLLSELVAAPPHGTAVAIGVVLVLVGAVSKSALVPFHFWLPGAMAAPTPVSAYLHAAAMVKAGVYLIARLTPGFADSPGWRPTVITLGIVTMLLAGWRAVRENDLKLILAFGTVSQLGFISVMVGAGGQDMMLAGLAMLCAHALFKATLFMVVGVIDHSTGTRDIRRLAWLGQRMPVLFVIAAGATASMAALPPFLGFVAKEADFETLAHSESLGPWAPVVLAGVVAGSVFTTVYSLRFLWGAFARKGFQGPSSLVANLHRPAAAFLVSPAILAAAGLFFGLVPSPLDHTLDDYADSLPAAGAADGGYTLELWHGFGLPVALSALVLTVGVLAFFGRDRLQRARLGRYRPLANADRVYDAIIRGADVLSVRLTAVTQRGSIPVTQSVILATLVLLPITVLIFGTRDRPNFRLWDSPIQPVVGLLILAAAVAATVMRNRLAAVLLVGITGYGCGVIFALHGAPDLALTQFLVETLTLVIFVLVLRTLPAEAEEAAAKRYRLPKVLIALAVGATVTTLAVFAKAARSTTGIAELLPDAAYFRGHGANTVNVLLVDIRAWDTLGEISVLVVAATGVASLVFRNRRFGSAPRVSDAGQPDIGQLPPLPYSPAVSDTTWLRGSELRDPRYRSLVLEVATRLIFPLIMVLSVYFFFTGHNTPGGGFAGGLTAGLALVLRYLAGGRYELGETLPLDAGKILGFGLVLSAGTAVASMLLGAPVLSSAVVTLDVPLLGTVKFVTALFFDLGVYLIVVGLVLDVLRSLGARIDVEMAEAPAKVAVR
- a CDS encoding DUF1707 SHOCT-like domain-containing protein, with the translated sequence MSTLDGMNTAIARVGDHDRAATADLLSHALAQGYFDLAEYDTRLQSAFAAQTTDDLRRVVADLPVEHLRRTDPRRAAAIRKAARASVRIHLTAYLAMVAIVLTVWLAVALTAGAWYFWPIWPILGGGIGLVGHSLPVRNHCRSR